Proteins co-encoded in one Bacillus sp. FSL H8-0547 genomic window:
- the htpX gene encoding protease HtpX yields the protein MAKRIFLFLLTNILVLTTIGIVLSLLGVGSYVTAGGGIDLISLLVFSAVVGFSGSFISLFMSKWMAKMMMGVKVLKPDQNLSAYERNLVERVHRLARAAGIRKMPEVGIYQSREVNAFATGASKNNSLVAVSTGLLEEMDDAAVEGVLAHEVAHISNGDMVTMTLLQGIVNTFVVFLARIAAWIASRFVREDMAPIVHFIAVLVFQILFSILGSLVVFAFSRHREFHADKGGADLAGKDKMVHALRMLKGYTQRISSDQSSVASLKISGKRGLALFSTHPDLDERIRRLEAK from the coding sequence ATGGCAAAACGTATCTTTTTGTTCCTTTTAACCAATATCCTCGTATTGACAACAATAGGAATTGTCTTATCTTTGCTTGGAGTTGGCTCCTATGTAACGGCTGGAGGTGGAATCGATCTCATCAGCCTGCTCGTATTCAGTGCTGTTGTAGGTTTCTCCGGATCATTTATTTCTCTGTTCATGTCAAAGTGGATGGCAAAAATGATGATGGGCGTAAAGGTTCTGAAACCGGATCAAAATTTATCGGCATATGAGCGAAACCTCGTAGAACGCGTTCACAGACTTGCAAGAGCTGCAGGCATCAGAAAAATGCCTGAAGTGGGCATCTATCAGTCACGCGAGGTCAATGCGTTTGCAACGGGTGCGTCTAAAAATAATTCTCTCGTTGCCGTTTCCACCGGACTGCTTGAAGAAATGGATGACGCTGCAGTTGAGGGCGTTCTTGCCCATGAAGTTGCCCATATCTCAAATGGCGATATGGTAACGATGACGCTGCTTCAGGGTATCGTTAATACATTCGTAGTGTTCCTGGCAAGAATTGCGGCTTGGATTGCCTCCAGGTTTGTTAGAGAGGACATGGCGCCAATCGTTCATTTTATTGCGGTTTTAGTGTTCCAAATCCTGTTTTCCATTCTTGGAAGCCTTGTCGTTTTTGCTTTCTCCCGCCACAGAGAATTCCACGCGGACAAGGGAGGGGCCGATTTGGCAGGCAAGGACAAAATGGTCCACGCTCTGCGTATGCTGAAAGGATACACGCAGCGGATCAGCAGCGATCAATCTTCTGTTGCATCATTGAAGATAAGCGGGAAACGCGGGCTTGCCCTCTTTTCAACCCATCCTGACCTTGATGAGAGAATCCGCCGTTTAGAAGCAAAATAA
- a CDS encoding anti-sigma factor domain-containing protein, which yields MKKGIVVDRNDDYVTLLTPDGQFLKAAKQKRSYELGEEITFFQLSDTSERASKSVSIFNLRGIRNGLLAVAALILIFFTLLPVLNDDRVYAYMTIDINPSFELQLNEELKVIRIEPMNEDGKAMLAELKDMNKRSVSDVFSTIVDKSRSLGYLTDDKEIFVTTVTADDKHEETKKKMLADVVRLKESYKEQSLNVQAVETDVETRNKAVEQGISTGKYVKLQKTEEADPAEKEDAEKRNEEEKADKETEPAKPESAETVPPVKEPAPPPKKDQEPPALKENKEKEINKKPAVPDPPKEKETSMNTNKQTAKAKAEAEKVSKEAEKARKEADKASKEREKEKKRNEEKSREDDDDERDGDSRDRDDDREEDEDNDNDDDDNEGSRSDRD from the coding sequence ATGAAAAAAGGGATCGTCGTTGACCGTAATGATGATTATGTTACATTGCTTACCCCTGATGGACAATTTTTGAAAGCAGCAAAACAAAAACGTTCATACGAGCTGGGTGAGGAAATTACTTTTTTTCAGCTTTCAGATACAAGCGAAAGAGCATCAAAATCAGTAAGTATTTTTAATCTGCGCGGAATTCGAAACGGGTTACTCGCAGTGGCAGCTCTTATTCTTATCTTTTTTACCTTGCTGCCCGTTTTGAATGATGACAGGGTATATGCTTATATGACGATTGATATCAATCCAAGCTTTGAGCTTCAATTAAACGAAGAACTTAAAGTCATAAGGATTGAACCCATGAATGAAGATGGGAAGGCTATGCTTGCCGAACTGAAAGACATGAATAAACGCAGTGTATCAGATGTCTTTTCAACCATTGTGGACAAAAGCAGATCTCTCGGCTATTTAACAGACGATAAGGAGATCTTTGTGACGACGGTAACAGCAGATGACAAGCATGAAGAGACAAAAAAGAAAATGCTTGCAGATGTTGTGCGCCTGAAAGAGTCATACAAGGAACAAAGCCTGAATGTTCAGGCGGTAGAGACAGATGTTGAAACACGCAATAAAGCAGTGGAACAAGGGATTTCTACTGGTAAATATGTAAAACTGCAAAAAACAGAAGAAGCTGATCCTGCAGAAAAAGAAGATGCGGAAAAGCGCAATGAAGAGGAAAAGGCTGATAAAGAGACAGAACCAGCCAAACCGGAATCTGCTGAAACAGTTCCTCCTGTTAAAGAGCCAGCACCTCCGCCAAAAAAGGATCAGGAACCGCCTGCTTTGAAAGAGAACAAAGAGAAGGAAATCAACAAAAAGCCCGCTGTGCCAGATCCGCCTAAAGAAAAAGAAACATCGATGAACACAAATAAACAGACAGCTAAAGCAAAAGCCGAAGCTGAAAAAGTAAGTAAAGAAGCTGAAAAAGCAAGAAAAGAAGCAGATAAAGCAAGTAAAGAAAGAGAGAAAGAAAAAAAGCGGAATGAAGAGAAATCCCGTGAAGACGATGATGACGAGAGAGACGGCGACAGCCGCGACCGGGATGATGACCGCGAGGAAGATGAAGACAACGACAATGACGATGACGATAATGAGGGGTCAAGATCTGATCGTGATTGA
- a CDS encoding alpha/beta-type small acid-soluble spore protein produces MARSSNKLLVPGIEQALDQIKYEIAQEFGVTLGSDTVARSNGSVGGEITKRLVAQAQAGLGGQASKTE; encoded by the coding sequence ATGGCACGCAGCAGCAATAAATTGCTTGTTCCTGGGATTGAACAGGCCCTGGATCAAATTAAATATGAAATTGCACAGGAATTCGGCGTTACGCTTGGTTCTGATACAGTTGCACGCTCTAACGGTTCTGTTGGAGGAGAAATCACGAAGCGCCTGGTCGCACAAGCACAGGCAGGTCTTGGAGGACAGGCTTCTAAAACTGAATAA
- a CDS encoding TrkH family potassium uptake protein: MTRTRTFFQSLTPFQLIVAYYAIAVSVSVGLLSLPVAHQEGVQWTFMDGLFTAVSAVSVTGLSVITVADTLTVPGIFILMFVLQFGGIGVMTLGTFVWLIVGKRIGLRERRLIMADQNQYSLSGIVNLMKQVLFLILIIEFCGGMILGTYFLKYYSTWQEAYLHGFFNSVSATTNGGFDITGASMIPYADDYFIQFVIILLITLGAIGFPVLIEVKTFLFSKKGKYRFTLFTKLTTVTYTLLVIGGTIMIALLEYQFFFSGKSWHESFFYSLFQSTATRSGGLATMDVSLFSEATLLVMCALMFIGASPSSVGGGIRTTTFALNLLALYHFAKGNKTIKIFKRELHEDDVKKSLVVTLMAFVLCFGSVFILSITEKFTLIEILFEVCSAFGTTGLSMGITADLSTIGKCIIMILMFIGRIGIVTFIYIIGSKASKPNYHYPKERVIIG; encoded by the coding sequence ATGACCCGAACTAGAACCTTTTTCCAATCATTAACGCCTTTTCAGCTGATTGTAGCTTATTATGCCATAGCCGTCTCCGTTTCAGTTGGTTTGCTGAGCCTGCCTGTTGCCCACCAGGAGGGAGTGCAATGGACGTTTATGGACGGTCTGTTTACAGCTGTAAGTGCTGTAAGCGTGACAGGCCTCAGTGTCATAACGGTAGCAGATACCCTGACTGTACCCGGCATTTTTATTCTGATGTTTGTGCTGCAGTTCGGGGGGATTGGCGTCATGACACTTGGAACATTTGTCTGGCTGATTGTCGGAAAACGCATTGGCCTGAGAGAAAGAAGACTGATCATGGCTGATCAAAATCAGTATTCTCTTTCGGGAATCGTCAACTTGATGAAGCAGGTCCTGTTTTTAATATTGATTATTGAGTTTTGCGGCGGCATGATTCTTGGAACCTACTTTTTAAAATACTACTCGACTTGGCAGGAAGCGTATTTGCACGGGTTTTTTAATTCTGTCAGTGCAACTACAAACGGAGGCTTTGATATTACAGGAGCATCCATGATTCCATATGCAGACGATTATTTCATTCAGTTTGTCATCATCCTTTTAATTACACTTGGAGCGATTGGATTTCCTGTACTGATAGAAGTGAAAACCTTTCTTTTCAGCAAAAAAGGCAAGTACAGATTTACTCTTTTTACAAAGCTGACGACTGTTACATATACCTTGCTCGTTATCGGCGGAACGATTATGATCGCTCTGCTTGAGTATCAGTTTTTTTTCAGCGGGAAAAGCTGGCACGAAAGCTTTTTTTATTCCTTGTTCCAGTCAACCGCCACACGAAGCGGGGGACTTGCAACGATGGATGTCAGCCTGTTTTCTGAAGCCACGCTGCTCGTCATGTGTGCGCTGATGTTTATCGGGGCTTCCCCAAGCTCTGTTGGGGGCGGGATCAGGACAACGACATTTGCTTTAAATTTGCTTGCTCTTTATCACTTTGCCAAAGGCAACAAAACCATTAAGATCTTTAAACGGGAACTTCATGAAGATGATGTGAAAAAATCACTCGTCGTCACGCTGATGGCCTTTGTCCTTTGTTTTGGTTCCGTGTTTATTCTTTCAATCACAGAAAAATTCACGCTCATTGAAATCCTTTTTGAAGTTTGTTCGGCATTCGGAACGACAGGGTTATCGATGGGAATTACAGCAGATCTGAGCACAATAGGAAAATGCATCATTATGATCTTAATGTTTATCGGACGGATTGGGATTGTTACGTTCATTTACATTATCGGATCAAAAGCATCAAAACCAAATTATCACTATCCGAAAGAACGTGTTATTATCGGGTGA
- a CDS encoding bifunctional metallophosphatase/5'-nucleotidase — protein MKHSVKTAGILFMIVLFLFFASVFGESQGRAGTDDNKLTEIHLLGVNDFHGQLDTHSVQSGKKVGGAEYLASHLNKRREMHEHSLLLHAGDMTGGSPPLSSLFMDEPTIEFMNQLKFDAGTPGNHEFDRGIGELKRLINGGYHSSTGYFKGADFDYVSANVIDKQTGKPIFPAYTIKKIDGVELGIIGVVTKETNQFLLPENREQIEITDESEAINQAASQLKKLGVESIIVLAHAAASSDENGEHAGEELIEMAPKITDEVDVIFGAHSHKRANTRVGNKMIVQSYSYGKAFSDVTLLIDRDQKEIIQKEAQIILTDHSQAPPDEGSLKLIEKYKKRVGAEYSKEIGSLPHDLSRKKNDQGHSPLAALLAESMMKEMNTDIAFVHHGGIRESLKRGPVTKQHVIAALPFNHYAAEISLSGKQIREILEQQWSLKAENLLQTQGLTFEIDRSAPKGERIKALKTEDGEVIEDQKMYRAAASNYLASGGDGFEAFKSGEIIQKGPELSDVLSAYFVEKFHQ, from the coding sequence ATGAAGCATTCTGTAAAAACAGCAGGCATTTTATTCATGATTGTCTTATTTTTATTTTTTGCATCTGTTTTTGGAGAAAGTCAAGGGCGGGCAGGCACAGATGATAACAAACTCACAGAAATTCATCTGCTTGGTGTGAATGATTTTCATGGACAGCTGGACACTCATTCTGTTCAATCTGGCAAAAAGGTTGGCGGAGCCGAATATCTTGCTTCTCATCTTAACAAACGGAGAGAGATGCATGAGCACTCGCTGCTCTTGCATGCGGGTGATATGACAGGAGGAAGTCCGCCGCTGTCATCCTTGTTTATGGATGAACCGACTATTGAGTTTATGAATCAGCTTAAGTTTGATGCGGGAACACCGGGAAACCACGAATTTGACAGAGGAATCGGCGAGCTTAAAAGACTGATAAATGGAGGGTATCATAGTAGTACAGGATACTTTAAAGGTGCCGATTTTGATTATGTTTCAGCCAATGTGATTGATAAACAGACAGGAAAGCCAATTTTTCCAGCATACACAATTAAAAAAATTGACGGCGTAGAGTTAGGCATAATCGGTGTTGTAACAAAAGAAACCAATCAATTTCTGCTGCCTGAAAACCGGGAGCAGATTGAAATAACGGATGAGTCTGAGGCAATCAATCAGGCAGCTTCACAATTGAAAAAGCTTGGTGTTGAGTCAATCATCGTTTTGGCGCATGCAGCTGCATCATCAGATGAAAACGGTGAACATGCAGGAGAAGAACTGATCGAGATGGCTCCGAAAATCACCGATGAAGTAGATGTCATATTCGGGGCTCACAGCCATAAGCGTGCAAATACCAGAGTTGGAAACAAGATGATTGTTCAGAGCTATTCTTACGGGAAAGCCTTTTCTGATGTAACGCTTCTCATTGACCGCGACCAGAAGGAAATTATCCAGAAGGAAGCACAAATTATTCTGACAGACCACAGTCAGGCACCACCCGATGAAGGTTCTCTGAAGCTTATTGAAAAATATAAGAAGCGGGTCGGAGCCGAATACAGCAAGGAAATAGGGAGTCTTCCCCACGATTTATCAAGAAAAAAGAATGATCAGGGCCATTCTCCTCTTGCCGCACTCCTGGCAGAATCTATGATGAAAGAAATGAATACTGATATTGCTTTCGTTCATCATGGCGGCATCAGGGAAAGCCTGAAGAGAGGGCCTGTGACAAAACAGCACGTCATTGCCGCGCTCCCTTTTAATCATTACGCAGCAGAAATTTCTCTATCTGGAAAACAAATAAGAGAGATTCTTGAACAGCAGTGGAGTTTAAAAGCAGAGAATTTGCTTCAAACGCAAGGACTGACCTTTGAGATCGACCGGAGTGCGCCAAAGGGAGAGCGGATAAAAGCATTAAAGACAGAAGATGGAGAAGTTATTGAAGATCAAAAAATGTATCGTGCGGCTGCAAGCAATTACCTTGCATCAGGCGGAGATGGCTTTGAGGCATTTAAATCAGGGGAAATCATTCAAAAAGGACCGGAACTTTCAGATGTGCTGTCTGCATATTTTGTCGAAAAATTCCATCAATAA
- a CDS encoding penicillin-binding transpeptidase domain-containing protein codes for MKKWTAVLFCMLTLVILSACSKGPQPEERFQKYVSLWNDQNFSGMYDYLSSDAKKSITEQEFTERYQQIYESIETENLSISYEKPEEPEERKDEKKASLPFSLKMDTLAGPVAFDHQASLVQEETDDGDNWFVSWNPSMIFPQLKEGDAVRISEDKPERGSILDKNGKGLAINAVVPEIQAVPEKLGSDPEAAKEAAAKLLNLTAEDIDKKLSASWVKPDMSVPVAKVDPSETELVKKVTSLPGFQKADVSSRYYPLGENAAHLTGYIGNISGEELQKLKGKGYTSTSQLGKAGLEEVYEDELRGKSGFRIYTDPSNETIAEQPAEDGKDITLTIDSALQTVLYNQLKGDSGTAAAVHPMTGETLALVSSPAYNPNSFVLGMSGEAYQALTEQPGKPLSAKFNKTFSPGSVFKPLTAAAGLKAGTLDPAEVKTIAGLTWKKGPEWGNYSVTRVTDAYSAVDLKRALVSSDNIYFAQAALEMGADAFKEGAAAFGLGERFEFDFPTADSSVAASDLAEKEVLLADSGYGQGEVLMSPVHIAAAYTAFVNNGSMIMPYLEKKDEPAPEIWKEGIITPEQSSFLMKHLISVVDDPSGTGHKPVVPGLNLAGKTGTAELKQAKGEIGQENGWFVAVNTDQPSLLIAMMIEDVKDRGGSHYVVPKVKQAFSAYLKQ; via the coding sequence GTGAAGAAATGGACGGCAGTACTTTTTTGTATGCTAACGCTTGTGATTCTTTCGGCATGTTCAAAGGGACCGCAGCCTGAAGAACGATTCCAGAAATATGTCAGCCTGTGGAATGACCAGAATTTCAGCGGAATGTATGATTATTTATCTTCAGATGCTAAAAAAAGCATCACTGAACAGGAGTTCACAGAACGATATCAGCAGATTTATGAGTCCATCGAGACGGAAAATCTAAGCATCAGCTATGAGAAGCCGGAGGAGCCCGAAGAGAGAAAAGATGAGAAAAAAGCTTCCTTGCCGTTTTCGTTAAAAATGGATACTCTGGCAGGACCTGTTGCATTTGATCATCAGGCGTCACTCGTTCAGGAAGAGACGGATGATGGAGACAACTGGTTCGTCTCATGGAATCCATCGATGATTTTCCCGCAGCTGAAGGAAGGAGATGCGGTCAGAATTTCGGAAGATAAGCCGGAAAGAGGAAGCATCTTGGATAAGAACGGAAAAGGTCTGGCTATAAATGCCGTCGTTCCTGAAATCCAGGCAGTTCCCGAAAAGCTCGGAAGCGATCCTGAAGCCGCAAAAGAAGCAGCAGCAAAGCTTTTGAATCTGACAGCTGAGGACATAGATAAAAAGCTGTCAGCAAGCTGGGTTAAGCCTGATATGTCCGTGCCGGTCGCAAAGGTGGACCCATCAGAAACTGAACTGGTAAAAAAAGTGACATCCCTTCCCGGTTTTCAAAAGGCGGATGTTTCATCCAGGTACTACCCGCTGGGTGAGAATGCTGCCCATTTAACCGGATACATAGGCAATATTTCCGGTGAGGAACTCCAAAAGCTGAAAGGGAAAGGATATACAAGTACATCGCAGCTTGGAAAAGCAGGGCTTGAAGAAGTTTACGAGGACGAGCTCCGGGGAAAATCCGGATTCCGCATCTATACAGATCCTTCAAACGAAACCATTGCCGAGCAGCCTGCCGAAGATGGCAAGGACATCACTTTAACGATCGACTCTGCTCTTCAAACAGTGCTTTACAATCAGCTGAAAGGTGATTCAGGAACAGCTGCAGCTGTTCATCCGATGACAGGGGAAACACTTGCGCTTGTCAGCAGCCCTGCTTACAATCCGAACAGCTTTGTATTAGGAATGTCAGGTGAGGCTTATCAGGCTCTTACAGAGCAGCCCGGTAAGCCGCTGAGCGCCAAATTCAACAAGACATTCTCTCCGGGGTCTGTGTTTAAGCCTCTGACAGCCGCAGCGGGTTTAAAAGCAGGTACACTGGATCCGGCTGAAGTCAAAACCATTGCGGGTTTAACCTGGAAGAAAGGGCCTGAGTGGGGGAACTACTCTGTCACAAGAGTAACGGACGCCTATTCTGCGGTTGACCTTAAAAGGGCTCTTGTTTCATCTGACAACATTTATTTCGCACAGGCAGCGCTCGAAATGGGTGCCGATGCTTTTAAAGAAGGAGCAGCTGCGTTTGGGCTTGGTGAACGATTTGAGTTTGACTTTCCGACTGCCGACTCATCAGTCGCAGCGTCTGACCTAGCTGAAAAGGAAGTTCTTCTGGCTGACTCAGGATACGGGCAGGGAGAGGTCCTGATGAGCCCTGTTCATATCGCAGCAGCCTATACCGCATTTGTCAATAACGGCAGCATGATTATGCCTTATCTTGAGAAAAAAGATGAGCCTGCTCCTGAAATTTGGAAGGAAGGCATTATAACGCCGGAGCAGAGTTCTTTCCTTATGAAACACTTAATCAGCGTCGTGGATGACCCGAGCGGTACCGGCCATAAGCCTGTCGTGCCGGGTCTGAATCTGGCGGGAAAAACCGGCACAGCCGAACTGAAACAGGCCAAAGGTGAAATAGGACAGGAAAACGGCTGGTTTGTGGCTGTGAATACGGATCAGCCAAGCCTGCTGATTGCCATGATGATTGAGGATGTAAAAGACAGAGGCGGAAGCCACTATGTGGTGCCTAAAGTAAAACAGGCGTTTTCCGCTTATCTTAAGCAATGA
- a CDS encoding DUF1836 domain-containing protein, protein MKIQLKRSEMAKLLFTLQGESDAAPASVLKEIGIDPSDFPDFIRSSKPLPRGLSSNEIVSLAKLCELTSLKSTSIQNWIKRDMKELIGSPEHGKKYSIEQAAILLIVRDLKSAFDFDTIRHLLKLLFNTLSDRSDDLISPLRYYSAYGTILERMESITVFSLSEHELEKDVQDQIQAAHDLFQDLPEDDWNQVKDILTITVLSVITSYLQKRTRLFLQEHF, encoded by the coding sequence ATGAAAATACAGCTGAAACGCTCAGAAATGGCCAAACTGCTTTTCACCCTGCAGGGAGAAAGCGATGCGGCTCCGGCATCTGTACTGAAAGAAATCGGGATCGACCCGTCTGATTTTCCTGATTTCATCAGAAGCTCCAAGCCTCTTCCAAGAGGACTTTCATCAAATGAAATTGTTTCACTTGCAAAACTGTGCGAACTGACTTCTTTAAAGTCCACATCGATTCAGAATTGGATAAAGAGGGATATGAAAGAGCTGATCGGCTCACCTGAACACGGCAAAAAATATTCAATCGAACAAGCAGCCATCCTCCTCATTGTGAGAGACCTGAAATCAGCATTTGATTTTGATACAATCAGGCATTTGCTGAAGCTTCTGTTTAATACATTATCGGACCGAAGCGATGATTTGATTTCGCCATTGCGTTATTACTCCGCTTACGGGACAATTCTTGAACGTATGGAATCGATCACGGTATTCTCGCTTTCTGAACATGAGCTCGAAAAGGATGTTCAGGATCAAATACAGGCGGCTCATGACCTTTTTCAGGATCTTCCGGAAGATGACTGGAATCAGGTAAAGGATATTTTGACGATTACCGTGCTTTCCGTCATCACATCCTATCTTCAGAAAAGAACCCGTCTGTTTCTGCAGGAGCATTTTTAA